A genomic stretch from Erwinia sp. E_sp_B01_1 includes:
- a CDS encoding dihydroxyacetone kinase subunit DhaK produces the protein MSQFFMNQKSDLVNEAIEGALVSSRFHNLSQLDVGPDIRVVVRNDWDKSQVALISGGGSGHEPAHVGFVGKGMLTAAVCGDIFASPSVEAVLNAIVNVTGEKGCLLIVKNYTGDRLNFGLAAEKAKKLGFDVELVMVTDDIALPDNPQPRGIAGTALVHKVAGFAAGQGKSLKEVAALASEAIEATASIGLAFSSCHVPGEQQDDRVKQGHSELGMGIHGEPGASTLKTQNSLEIVRVLTEKLAAHNPDEKKVALLVNNLGGFSALEMAVLTRETLKTSLGKTVRLLIGPATLVSALDMKGFSLSTLVLTPALEEALLAPVETSGWQPAVTVQALQRVKGEKVQQAQQVRPSENAAVAAVVEQVCQTLVELESELNQLDAKVGDGDTGSTFAAGAGKVLKELQEKKLPLNELSALLTLVGEQLAVVMGGSSGVLMSIMFTAAGQKLEEGKPLAEALSWGLDRMQHYGGAQPGDRTMIDALHPAFAALVAGKDLTAVAAAAKQGADETATMTSAKAGRSSYLNQESLNGVKDPGAYAVEQVFARLAKG, from the coding sequence ATGAGTCAGTTTTTTATGAATCAGAAGAGCGACCTGGTTAATGAGGCAATAGAAGGCGCCCTGGTCAGCAGCCGTTTTCACAACCTGAGCCAGCTGGATGTCGGGCCTGACATCAGAGTGGTGGTCCGCAATGACTGGGATAAATCACAGGTTGCCCTGATTTCCGGCGGCGGTTCGGGACATGAGCCTGCCCATGTTGGGTTTGTCGGCAAGGGGATGCTGACCGCAGCAGTTTGCGGCGATATTTTTGCTTCTCCCAGCGTGGAAGCGGTGCTGAATGCCATTGTGAACGTGACCGGCGAGAAGGGTTGCCTGCTGATTGTAAAAAACTATACCGGCGATCGGCTCAATTTTGGTCTGGCTGCAGAGAAAGCTAAAAAGCTCGGTTTTGACGTGGAACTGGTGATGGTCACCGATGATATCGCTTTGCCTGATAATCCTCAGCCGCGAGGGATTGCCGGGACGGCCCTGGTACACAAAGTGGCAGGGTTTGCGGCCGGGCAGGGCAAATCCCTGAAAGAGGTGGCCGCGCTTGCCAGCGAAGCGATTGAGGCTACCGCAAGTATCGGACTGGCTTTCTCCTCCTGCCATGTCCCCGGCGAGCAGCAGGACGATCGGGTGAAACAAGGTCATAGCGAACTCGGGATGGGCATCCACGGCGAGCCGGGTGCCTCCACCCTGAAAACGCAAAACAGCCTTGAGATCGTCAGGGTGCTGACTGAAAAGCTGGCGGCGCATAATCCGGACGAGAAAAAGGTTGCGCTGCTGGTGAATAACCTGGGCGGATTCTCCGCGCTGGAGATGGCGGTGCTGACGCGAGAAACGTTAAAAACCTCACTGGGGAAAACCGTCAGGCTGCTGATCGGCCCGGCGACGCTGGTCAGCGCGCTGGATATGAAAGGCTTTTCACTTTCCACGCTGGTGCTGACTCCCGCCCTGGAGGAAGCCCTGCTGGCACCGGTGGAAACCAGCGGCTGGCAGCCCGCCGTGACTGTGCAGGCGTTGCAGCGCGTGAAAGGGGAAAAGGTGCAGCAGGCACAGCAGGTGCGACCTTCAGAGAATGCCGCCGTTGCGGCAGTAGTGGAGCAGGTCTGTCAGACGCTGGTGGAACTGGAGAGTGAGCTTAACCAGCTGGATGCCAAAGTAGGCGACGGCGATACCGGCTCGACGTTTGCCGCCGGGGCCGGGAAGGTGCTTAAAGAGTTACAGGAGAAAAAGCTGCCTTTAAACGAGCTGAGTGCGCTGTTAACGCTGGTAGGCGAACAACTGGCCGTGGTCATGGGCGGCTCAAGCGGCGTGCTGATGTCAATTATGTTCACCGCAGCCGGACAGAAGCTGGAGGAGGGTAAACCCTTAGCTGAAGCGCTGAGCTGGGGCCTGGACAGAATGCAGCATTACGGCGGCGCGCAACCGGGAGATCGCACCATGATCGATGCGCTGCACCCGGCTTTTGCGGCACTGGTGGCAGGTAAGGATCTGACTGCTGTCGCTGCTGCGGCTAAACAGGGGGCGGATGAGACGGCCACAATGACTTCTGCCAAAGCCGGGCGTTCCTCATACCTGAATCAGGAGAGCCTGAACGGCGTCAAAGATCCCGGTGCTTACGCCGTAGAACAGGTATTCGCCCGGTTGGCTAAGGGCTGA
- a CDS encoding methyl-accepting chemotaxis protein, with protein MRINSPITQQEYVFDDRATLMSTTDTNSHITYANDAFIDVSGFTQDEINGQPHNIVRHPDMPPEAFADMWATLKKGEPWTALVKNRRKNGDHYWVRTNAIPVVREGQVQGYMSVRTKPGAQEVQETERLYREFREGKRKGWRFHKGLLVRTGMMRWASLFKTLPLRWRIRSALIAVLPLSVVGVWAVGLPAQSLALFAGIMALLLMLASAWLEQQISRPIERMCQQALRIATGASHKVEQIDRVDEVGTTLRAIGQLGLMFRWLVDDVSGQAITVLGASDAIAHGNNELSRRTEQAAANVQQTAATMNEMTATVQSNTETAQQVNTLSRSTSDVATKGGKAMNEMVTMMGEIADSSKKIASITSVIDGIAFQTNILALNAAVEAARAGEQGKGFAVVAGEVRSLAQRSAKAASEIKNLVENSATKVKLGSDHVNDAGKTMENIVLQVQNVTSLVAQISAATSEQATALREVSLAVEDLDNITHQNAARVEEGAQASGRMTHQATRLVEAISVFR; from the coding sequence ATGCGCATTAACTCCCCCATTACCCAGCAAGAGTACGTGTTTGACGATCGGGCTACCCTGATGTCAACCACCGATACCAACAGCCATATCACCTATGCCAACGATGCCTTTATCGACGTCAGTGGATTTACCCAGGATGAGATCAACGGGCAACCGCACAACATCGTGCGCCATCCGGATATGCCGCCGGAAGCGTTTGCCGATATGTGGGCCACCCTGAAAAAGGGAGAACCCTGGACAGCGCTGGTAAAAAACCGCCGTAAAAATGGCGACCATTATTGGGTGCGGACCAATGCCATTCCCGTGGTGCGGGAAGGGCAGGTGCAGGGCTATATGTCCGTGCGGACGAAACCCGGCGCGCAGGAAGTGCAGGAAACCGAGCGGCTGTACCGTGAATTCCGTGAAGGTAAACGCAAAGGCTGGCGCTTTCATAAAGGACTGCTGGTAAGAACCGGCATGATGCGCTGGGCTTCCCTGTTTAAAACCTTGCCACTGCGCTGGCGGATCCGCAGTGCGCTGATCGCTGTGCTGCCGCTCTCGGTTGTGGGCGTCTGGGCCGTGGGTTTACCGGCTCAGTCGCTGGCTCTATTTGCCGGCATCATGGCCCTGTTGCTGATGCTGGCTTCTGCCTGGCTTGAGCAGCAAATTTCCCGCCCGATTGAACGGATGTGCCAGCAGGCACTGCGCATAGCCACAGGGGCCAGTCATAAAGTTGAGCAAATAGATCGCGTTGATGAAGTGGGAACAACCCTGCGGGCAATTGGTCAGCTGGGGCTGATGTTCCGCTGGCTGGTGGATGATGTCAGCGGCCAGGCGATTACCGTGCTGGGTGCCAGTGATGCCATCGCTCACGGCAACAACGAGCTGAGCCGCCGGACAGAACAGGCCGCCGCCAACGTGCAGCAGACAGCCGCGACTATGAATGAGATGACCGCCACGGTGCAGAGCAACACCGAGACGGCTCAGCAGGTGAACACGCTGTCCAGAAGCACCAGCGACGTGGCGACCAAAGGCGGCAAGGCAATGAATGAAATGGTCACCATGATGGGCGAAATTGCCGACAGTTCGAAGAAAATTGCCAGCATTACCAGCGTGATTGACGGCATTGCCTTCCAGACTAATATCCTGGCGCTGAATGCCGCAGTGGAAGCGGCCCGTGCAGGTGAACAGGGCAAGGGGTTTGCGGTGGTAGCAGGGGAAGTTCGTAGCCTGGCCCAGCGAAGTGCCAAAGCAGCCAGCGAGATCAAAAACCTGGTGGAGAACAGCGCGACAAAAGTGAAGCTGGGCAGCGATCATGTTAACGACGCCGGTAAAACTATGGAGAACATCGTGTTGCAGGTGCAGAACGTCACTTCGCTGGTTGCACAAATCAGTGCGGCCACCTCGGAACAGGCTACGGCGTTGCGTGAGGTCAGTCTGGCGGTGGAAGATCTGGATAACATCACCCATCAGAATGCCGCTCGTGTGGAAGAGGGTGCTCAGGCTTCCGGCCGCATGACCCATCAGGCCACACGCCTGGTTGAAGCCATCAGCGTTTTCCGCTAA
- the gltP gene encoding glutamate/aspartate:proton symporter GltP produces the protein MKVKFSLAWQILTALVLGIIVGAILHNQPGEREWLITNILSPAGDIFIHLIKMIVVPIVISTLIVGIAGVGDAKKLGRIGVKTIVYFEVITTIAIVVGITLANVFQPGYGIDMSTLATVDISKYEATTAQVQGGAHSLVTTILSLIPQNIFAAIAKGDMLPIIFFSVLFGLGLSSLPAEHREPLLKVFRSTSEAMFKVTHMIMRYAPIGVFALISVTIANFGFASLWPLAKLVILVYAAILFFAFVVLGAVARICNLRITTLMRILKDELILSYSTSSSETVLPRIMEKMEAYGAPKSITSFVVPTGYSFNLDGSTLYQSIAAIFIAQLYGIDLSIGQEIVLVLTLMVTSKGIAGVPGVSFVVLLATLGSVGIPLEGLAFIAGVDRIMDMARTALNVVGNALAVLVIAKWENQFDAKQAVAYESEMKKLASAS, from the coding sequence ATGAAAGTAAAATTCAGCCTTGCCTGGCAAATTCTGACGGCGTTAGTACTGGGGATCATCGTCGGCGCTATCTTGCATAATCAACCGGGAGAGCGTGAATGGTTAATCACCAATATTCTCAGCCCGGCCGGAGATATCTTTATTCATCTGATCAAAATGATCGTGGTGCCTATTGTTATCTCAACGCTGATCGTGGGCATTGCCGGTGTCGGTGATGCAAAAAAACTGGGACGGATTGGCGTTAAAACCATCGTCTACTTTGAAGTGATAACCACCATTGCCATTGTGGTAGGTATTACCCTGGCGAACGTGTTTCAACCCGGCTACGGCATTGATATGTCGACGCTGGCAACGGTGGACATCTCTAAATATGAAGCAACCACAGCACAGGTGCAGGGTGGGGCGCACAGCCTTGTCACCACCATTCTGTCGTTGATCCCGCAGAATATCTTCGCTGCTATCGCCAAAGGCGACATGCTGCCGATCATCTTCTTCTCGGTGCTGTTTGGACTGGGGCTTTCCTCGCTGCCTGCCGAACACCGTGAACCTTTGCTGAAGGTGTTCCGCTCCACGTCAGAGGCGATGTTCAAAGTTACGCACATGATCATGCGTTATGCGCCGATCGGCGTATTTGCCCTGATCTCCGTCACCATTGCCAACTTCGGTTTTGCCTCGCTCTGGCCGCTGGCTAAGCTGGTTATCCTGGTTTACGCCGCGATCCTGTTCTTTGCTTTCGTGGTGCTGGGTGCCGTGGCCCGCATCTGCAATCTGCGTATCACTACGTTGATGCGTATCCTGAAGGACGAACTGATCCTCTCTTACTCCACCTCCAGCTCCGAAACGGTGCTGCCGCGTATTATGGAGAAGATGGAAGCCTACGGGGCACCGAAATCGATCACCAGCTTCGTGGTGCCAACGGGCTATTCCTTTAACCTGGATGGATCAACCCTGTATCAGAGCATCGCGGCGATCTTTATCGCTCAGCTTTACGGGATTGACCTGTCGATTGGTCAGGAAATCGTGCTGGTGTTGACCCTGATGGTGACCTCAAAAGGTATTGCAGGCGTTCCTGGCGTCTCCTTTGTGGTGCTGCTGGCAACCCTGGGCAGCGTGGGTATTCCACTTGAAGGCCTGGCGTTTATTGCCGGCGTTGACCGCATCATGGACATGGCCCGTACGGCGCTGAACGTGGTGGGAAATGCGCTGGCGGTGCTGGTTATCGCCAAATGGGAGAACCAGTTTGATGCTAAGCAGGCTGTGGCATATGAATCAGAAATGAAGAAATTAGCTTCAGCTTCCTGA
- the acs gene encoding acetate--CoA ligase, whose protein sequence is MSQLHRHPIPANIAESTLINAQQYQAMYQQSVQDPDAFWGEQGKILDWIKPYTSVKNTSFAPGNITIRWYEDGTLNLAANCLDRHLHSRGDHPAIIWEGDNANESKTLTFRELHREVCRFANSLTELGVNKGDVVAIYMPMVPEAAVAMLACARIGAVHSVIFGGFSPEAVAGRIIDCNAKLVVTADEGVRAGRTIPLKKNVDDALANPGVKTVTNVVVFRRTGKEIGWQNGRDLWWHELVNKACAHHQPEEMNAEDPLFILYTSGSTGKPKGVLHTTGGYLVYAASTFKYVFDHKPDDIYWCTADVGWITGHSYLLYGPLACGATTLMFEGVPNWPQPSRMAEVVDKHKVTLLYTAPTAIRALMAEGDKAIAGTHRSSLRIMGSVGEPINPEAWEWYYNKIGDGRCPIVDTWWQTETGGFMITPLPGATELKAGSATKPFFGVQPALVDNEGNAQDGACEGNLVIVDSWPGQARTLFGDHDRFEQTYFSTFKNMYFSGDGARRDEDGYYWITGRVDDVLNVSGHRLGTAEIESALVSHPKIAEAAVVGVQHNIKGQAIYAYITLNSGEEPTPELYTEVRNWVRKEIGPIATPDVLHWTDSLPKTRSGKIMRRILRKIASGDTSNLGDTSTLADPGVVEKLLEEKQSIKMP, encoded by the coding sequence ATGAGCCAACTACACCGTCATCCCATTCCCGCCAACATTGCGGAAAGTACCCTGATTAACGCACAGCAGTACCAGGCTATGTATCAGCAGTCTGTGCAGGACCCCGATGCTTTTTGGGGTGAACAAGGCAAAATACTGGACTGGATCAAACCCTATACCTCGGTGAAGAACACTTCGTTCGCGCCGGGCAATATCACTATTCGCTGGTACGAAGACGGCACGCTGAATCTCGCCGCCAACTGCCTCGATCGCCATCTTCACAGCCGTGGCGATCATCCCGCCATTATCTGGGAAGGCGATAACGCAAACGAAAGTAAAACCCTGACCTTCCGTGAACTGCACCGTGAGGTCTGCCGCTTTGCCAACTCCCTGACCGAACTGGGGGTAAACAAAGGGGATGTGGTGGCAATTTATATGCCTATGGTGCCGGAAGCCGCCGTAGCGATGCTGGCCTGTGCCCGCATTGGTGCCGTGCATTCGGTGATCTTCGGCGGCTTCTCCCCTGAGGCCGTAGCCGGGCGCATCATTGACTGTAACGCTAAGCTGGTGGTGACGGCCGATGAAGGCGTACGTGCCGGCCGCACCATTCCGCTGAAGAAAAATGTGGACGATGCCCTGGCCAATCCGGGGGTGAAAACCGTCACCAACGTGGTGGTATTCCGCCGCACCGGCAAAGAGATCGGCTGGCAAAATGGCCGCGATCTCTGGTGGCACGAGCTGGTCAATAAAGCCTGTGCGCACCATCAGCCTGAAGAGATGAATGCTGAAGATCCGCTGTTTATCCTTTATACCTCCGGCTCCACTGGTAAGCCTAAAGGCGTGCTGCACACCACCGGCGGCTATCTGGTCTATGCCGCCTCCACTTTTAAATACGTTTTTGATCATAAGCCGGACGACATTTACTGGTGCACCGCCGATGTGGGCTGGATCACCGGGCACAGCTACCTGTTATACGGGCCGCTGGCCTGCGGGGCCACCACGCTGATGTTCGAAGGGGTGCCTAACTGGCCGCAACCGAGCCGCATGGCTGAAGTGGTGGACAAACATAAAGTCACCCTGCTCTATACCGCGCCAACCGCTATCCGGGCGTTGATGGCTGAGGGCGACAAAGCCATCGCCGGTACCCATCGTTCCAGCCTGCGTATCATGGGATCGGTAGGTGAACCTATCAATCCGGAAGCCTGGGAGTGGTATTACAACAAGATTGGCGACGGACGCTGCCCGATAGTTGATACCTGGTGGCAGACCGAGACCGGCGGATTTATGATCACCCCGCTTCCGGGCGCTACCGAGTTAAAAGCGGGATCGGCGACTAAACCTTTCTTTGGCGTGCAGCCTGCGCTGGTGGATAACGAGGGCAATGCCCAGGACGGTGCCTGCGAAGGCAATCTGGTGATTGTGGATTCCTGGCCGGGTCAGGCACGTACCCTGTTCGGCGATCATGACCGCTTTGAGCAGACCTATTTCTCCACCTTCAAAAACATGTATTTCAGCGGGGATGGTGCCCGTCGTGATGAAGATGGCTATTACTGGATCACCGGTCGCGTGGACGACGTGCTGAACGTTTCTGGCCACCGTCTTGGAACGGCTGAGATTGAATCGGCGCTGGTCTCCCATCCTAAAATTGCCGAAGCCGCCGTCGTGGGCGTCCAGCACAATATCAAAGGTCAGGCGATTTATGCTTATATCACCCTGAACAGCGGTGAAGAGCCTACGCCTGAGCTTTATACCGAAGTCCGCAATTGGGTCCGTAAAGAGATCGGCCCGATTGCGACGCCGGATGTACTGCACTGGACTGATTCGTTGCCTAAAACCCGCTCCGGCAAAATCATGCGTCGTATCCTGCGTAAGATTGCCTCCGGCGATACCAGCAATCTGGGCGATACCTCCACCCTGGCCGACCCTGGCGTGGTGGAGAAATTACTGGAAGAAAAACAGTCGATCAAAATGCCCTGA
- a CDS encoding DUF485 domain-containing protein, translating into MNDVIYQRIEKSAKFKELVRKRQAFATLLSVIMLVLYVALLIAFAPGWLGTPLHEGTNVTRGIPIGMGLIVISFVLTGIYVWRANGEFDRLTRELLKEVKG; encoded by the coding sequence ATGAATGATGTTATTTATCAACGGATAGAGAAAAGTGCGAAGTTTAAGGAACTGGTCAGGAAGCGACAGGCCTTTGCCACTCTGCTCTCCGTTATCATGCTCGTTCTGTACGTGGCTTTGTTGATTGCCTTTGCCCCTGGCTGGCTGGGCACGCCTCTGCATGAGGGGACCAATGTCACAAGGGGCATCCCGATTGGCATGGGCCTGATTGTGATCTCTTTTGTGCTGACCGGGATTTATGTCTGGCGCGCGAATGGCGAATTTGATCGGCTAACCCGCGAACTGCTGAAAGAGGTGAAAGGATGA
- the actP gene encoding cation/acetate symporter ActP — MRHRRLLLCLAALLPVSALAADAITGAVQKQPTNYEAIIMFIVFVAATLGITWWASKRTRSRSDYYTAGGNITGLQNGLAIAGDYMSAASFLGISALVYTSGYDGLIYSLGFLVGWPIILFLIAERLRNLGRYTFADVASYRLKQLPIRTLSACGSLVVVALYLIAQMVGAGKLIQLLFGLDYHVAVVLVGILMVLYVLFGGMLATTWVQIIKAVLLLFGASFMAIMVMKTVGFSFNNLFTQAMAVHPKGIEIMRPGGLVHDPISALSLGLGLMFGTAGLPHILMRFFTVSDAREARKSVFYATGFMGYFYFLTFIIGFGAILLVGANPAFKDASGLLIGGNNMAAVHLADAVGGNLFLGFISAVAFATILAVVAGLTLAGASAVSHDLYASVFRKGQATERQELRVSKITVVILGIVAIALGILFEKQNIAFMVGLAFSIAASCNFPIILLSMYWSKLTTRGAMIGGWLGLLTAVLLMVLGPTVWVQVLGNAKAIFPYEYPALFSMLVAFIGTWLFSVTDHSASGAQERLRFQAQFVRSQTGVGIEGGKAH, encoded by the coding sequence ATGAGACATCGCCGACTGTTACTCTGCCTGGCGGCATTGCTGCCTGTTTCCGCCCTGGCTGCGGATGCTATCACCGGTGCTGTGCAAAAGCAGCCGACCAACTACGAAGCAATAATCATGTTTATCGTCTTCGTGGCGGCGACGCTGGGCATCACCTGGTGGGCCTCCAAACGTACCCGTTCGCGTAGCGATTACTATACTGCCGGAGGCAACATTACCGGCTTACAGAACGGGCTGGCCATAGCGGGAGACTATATGTCTGCCGCCTCTTTTTTGGGTATTTCCGCGCTGGTTTACACTTCAGGCTACGATGGCCTGATCTATTCGCTGGGCTTCCTGGTGGGCTGGCCGATCATCCTGTTCCTGATTGCCGAACGTCTGCGTAATCTTGGCCGTTATACCTTTGCCGACGTGGCCTCTTATCGCCTGAAGCAGCTCCCCATCCGCACCCTTTCCGCCTGCGGCTCGCTGGTTGTGGTAGCGCTCTATCTGATCGCTCAGATGGTGGGTGCGGGCAAGCTTATCCAGCTACTTTTCGGCCTGGACTATCACGTTGCTGTGGTGCTGGTTGGGATCCTGATGGTGCTCTATGTGCTGTTCGGCGGCATGCTGGCCACTACCTGGGTGCAGATCATCAAGGCGGTGCTGTTGCTGTTCGGCGCCAGCTTTATGGCGATCATGGTGATGAAAACCGTGGGCTTCAGCTTCAATAACCTGTTTACTCAGGCGATGGCTGTGCACCCTAAAGGCATTGAAATTATGCGACCGGGCGGGCTGGTTCACGACCCGATATCGGCGCTTTCTCTGGGGCTGGGGCTGATGTTTGGTACCGCTGGCCTGCCGCATATTCTGATGCGCTTCTTCACCGTAAGTGACGCCCGCGAAGCCCGTAAAAGCGTGTTCTACGCCACCGGATTTATGGGCTATTTCTACTTCCTGACCTTTATTATCGGCTTTGGGGCAATCCTGCTGGTGGGGGCTAACCCAGCCTTTAAAGATGCCAGCGGCTTGCTGATTGGCGGCAATAATATGGCGGCGGTGCATCTGGCTGATGCCGTGGGGGGCAATCTGTTCCTCGGCTTTATCTCTGCTGTCGCCTTCGCCACTATTCTGGCCGTGGTGGCAGGTCTGACGCTGGCGGGTGCTTCAGCGGTTTCGCATGACCTCTACGCCAGCGTCTTCCGCAAAGGACAGGCTACAGAGCGTCAGGAGCTGCGGGTCTCTAAAATCACCGTGGTGATTTTGGGTATAGTGGCAATTGCACTGGGGATCCTCTTTGAGAAGCAGAACATCGCCTTTATGGTCGGGCTGGCGTTCTCTATCGCGGCAAGCTGTAATTTCCCGATCATTCTGCTGTCGATGTACTGGTCAAAACTCACCACGCGTGGCGCAATGATTGGCGGCTGGCTGGGGTTGTTAACGGCGGTATTGCTTATGGTGCTTGGGCCGACAGTCTGGGTGCAGGTGCTGGGCAACGCTAAGGCAATCTTCCCTTATGAGTATCCGGCGCTGTTCTCAATGCTGGTAGCCTTTATCGGCACCTGGCTGTTCTCAGTGACCGATCACTCCGCATCAGGCGCACAGGAACGCCTGCGCTTCCAGGCACAGTTTGTTCGTTCACAGACGGGTGTAGGGATTGAAGGCGGTAAAGCCCACTGA